ATCGCTTCGGCCGCGCGCCCGAGGTGTTCCAGCGCAATCGCGCTGTGATGAAGCGCGTCGATCCGGTTCGGTTCGGCGGCGATCGCCTCGTCGAAAGCGGCCAGCGCTTCGCTCGAACGATCGAGATCGGCGAGACACTGGCCGCGCATCGACAACATCGCGGCATGGCCGGGCTGGAGCGAGAGTGCGCGCTCGACGCTGTGCAACGCGTCGGCGGTGCGTCCCAGTTCGCGCAGCACGAGGCTGCGGTTGAACCACGATTCGAACGACGCGGGATCGACCACGAGCGCGCGATCGTAGCTCTGCAACGCCTCGTCGCGGCGGCCTAGCGCGCGCAGCGCGCCGCCGCGGTTGCACAACGCGTCGAGCACCAGCGGCGAGATCGACAGCACGCGGTCGAACGCGTCGAGCGCGGCCGCGTGGCGGCGTTGGGCACTCAGCGTATTGCCCTTGCGCACCAGGGTTTGAACGTCGGCGGGATCGAGCCGCAGCGCCGCCTCGAAGTGCGTGAGTCCCTCGTCGATGCGACCCGTTTCGGCGAGCACCGCGCCGAGATCGGATAACGCGCGCACGGCAGGCGCGCGCGCGATCGAACGGCGCAGCAGCGCCTCGGCCTGCGCCACGGCACCGCGCTGGTAGTGCAGCACACCGTATTGATGCAGCACGTCGGCGCGTTCGGGTTCCTGCGCGAGCAGCGTGTCGTATTCGCGCGCGGCCTCGTCGAAGCGGCCTTGCGCGTGCCAGTCTTTCGCGCGCGCCAGATTTGCCGCGCCCCGTGCCCTGTCCTCTGAGTATCCGGCCTCCACCTTCGCTCCCCTCGTCGTATTGGGCGATGTGCGGTCACCGCCGGCCGCGCCGCGCTCGCGGTAGCGCGAGCGGGCGTTGCCAGTGACTGCTTCATACCGAGACTAGCGGACAGGCAATAACAGCCGTATGACGAAAGTTACGGAACATTTCCTCGATCGCGCATGGATATGCATCGGGCATTTTATTTACCCAGCATGCGGGATTTTTCATTGTCCGATCGGAATCGTCCGCACGAATTCGACCGGCGGGCTACCCAGCGACACGGTGAAGCGAACTCCACGCGGCAACGGCAAACCGAGCGACGTGAGGTTGCTGATGCCATGCTGCGACAGAAAGTGCGTGTACGCGGCCTCGACCGCGGGCTGGCTGGGTGTCCAGCCGTCCGGTGCGAGCCACACGGCGAGTTGCATCGCGTGGGCGTCGTCGCTGACGACGATGCGCGCGAAGCGGTCCATGTGCTGGAGCGCGTCGTCGAGATCGGCGAGCGAGCCGAGCGGCTGCGACGCGCTGCGGGTGAGTTCGCGGCCCTTCAACTGGTAGCGCACCACCTGCACCTGGGTCGGCCCGCTGTCGACGCCGACATGCCGCACCAGCACGAGTTCGTTGGGCCGCATGCGCAGCGGCGGCCCGAACACTTCGTCGGCGGTCACGAGATTGAGCAGGTCGTACTGGAGTTGCGAGAAGTAGCGGCCGATCAGACGCGTCTGCGCCAGGTTGCCATTGATGTCGGCGCGCGCGCGAATCGTCGCGTCGAGACCGCGCCACGACAGCAGCGCGATCACCGCGAGCAGCGCGATGGCGACCAGCATCTCGATCAGCGTGAAGCCGTGTGTGCCGCGGCGCTCGAAGCGGCGTTCGAAGCGGCGCACGAGGGGACGCCTGAAGCGCCCCCCGGCGCCGCGCGTCATGCCGGCCATGCGCGCCGCCGCGCGCCGCCTAGTGACGCGCTTCATCCTGCACCACGGTCGCCGCTTCGGCGAGCACGTTGCGGCTCGCCGCCGACGCGAACACGCTCACCGTCACCTGCCGCACCAGCGGACTCTGGAACGCCGTCACGACCTGGCGGCAGACGAAGCGGTAGGCGCCCTGCGGACACGCGAATGTCGTGCGTCCCACCGGCGGCCACGCCGAGGAAATGCGGATCGCGGCGAGCGCGTTGTCGGCGCTCCATAGCGCGAGCAGACGCGCGCGGGCGTCGTCGGTGCCGGTGGCGAGCGCGCCGGTGGCACGCAGCACCGCGCCGAGCGCGATCGCGACGATCGCCAGCGCGATCAGCACTTCGATGAGCGTGAAGCCGCGCCGGGCGCCGGCGTCGCGGCGCCCGCGCGCCGCCCGCGTCCATGACGGGACGCGCGGCACGCGCCCGTTCGGAAGGACACGCATGGGATTCCCCGCGGAAGAGACGGTCGTACAGGAAGAAAAGCTACCGTCCGGCGACGTTAACGCGGGCCTGTGGCAAGCGCGTGTCGAATGCTACGCACCATTCGCGACAGCAGCCGACGGCAGGCGACAGCACGCTCGCCGCGATTCATCCGTCCTGCCCTGCTCGACCATCCCACCCCGCGCCCGGCTCACGGCTGCCATGCCGCGCCGTTGGGAAACGCGTACTGATCGAGCGAGGCCGCGTGCATTTCGATGCTGTAGCCGGGCCGTTGCGGCGGCATGTAGCGTCCGTGGCGGATCACCACGGGATCGATGAAATGCTCGTGCAGATGATCGACGTATTCGAGCACCCGGTTCTCCAGCGACGCCGACACGCAGATGTAGTCGAACAGCGAAATATGCTGCACGTACTCGCACAAACCGACGCCGCCCGCATGCGGACACACCGGCACGCCGAACTTCGCCGCCATCAGCAGCACGACGATCACTTCGTTCAGGCCGCCCAGCCGGCAACTGTCCACCTGGCAGAAATCGATCGCCCGCGCCTGCAGCAACTGCTTGAACATCACGCGGTTCTGGCAATGTTCGCCGGTCGCCACGCCGATCGGTTTCAGACGTTCGCGGATCGCCGCGTGGCCGAGCACGTCGTCGGGACTGGTCGGTTCCTCGATCCACCAGGGGTCGAACTGCGCGAGACGCCGCATGTTGGCGACCGCCTCGTCGACGTCCCACACCTGGTTCGCGTCCATCATCAGCTTGCGCTGCGCGCCGATCTCCTCGCGCAGAATGCGCGCGCGGCGCATGTCTTCGTCGAGGTTGCCGCCGACCTTCTGCTTGAAATGCGTCCAGCCCTGGGCGACGCCTTCGCGCGCGAGGCGGCGGATCTTGTCGTCGTCGTAGCCGAGCCAGCCGGCCGAGGTCGTGTAGGCGGGATACCCTTGCGCGAGCATTTCCGCTTCGCGCGCGGCGCGCGTGGCGGCGTGGCGATGCAGCAGCGCGATCGCTTCTTCCGGTGTGATCGCGTCCGTCACGTAGCGGAAGTCGAGACAGCGCACCAGTTCTTCCGGGCTCATGTCGACCAGCAGCTTCCACACCGGTTTGTTCCGCGCTTTCGCCCACAGATCCCACACGGCATTGACGACGGCCGCCGTCGCCAGATGGATCGCGCCCTTGTCCGGGCCGATCCAGCGCAGTTGACTGTCCGAGGTCAGCGCGCGCCAGAACGCACCCATGTCCGCCGCGATGTCCTCGAGGGTCCTGCCGGCCACCAGCGGCGCGAGCGCCTGCACCGCCGCCACGCAGATCTCGTTGCCGCGGCCGATGGTGAACGTCAGGCCGTGCCCGGTGAGCGCCTGGGGCGCATCGGTTTCGAGCGTCACGTAAGTGGCGGAGTAATCGGGCGCGGCGTTCATCGCGTCGGAGCCGTCGAGCGAGCGCGAGGTCGGGAAGCGGATGTCCCGCACGGACAGTCGGGTGATGGTGGTCACTGAAACGCCCTCCTCGGCGGCAGGTATCGGTGTCCGTCCGCGCCGCGCGGCGCGGACGGAAGGCGGCGGCTCAGTCGTACAGCACCGCGGCGATCTTCGGATCGGTCATGTTGGTCTTGTCGTACCAGTAGAAACCGGTATCGACCTTCTTCGGCAGCTTCTCGCCCTTCAGGGCCTTCATCGCCGAATCGACCACGCACTTGCCGATGCCGACCGGATTCTGCGTGATCGCGCCGAGCATCAGCCCCGAGTTGATGTCGTCCTTCTGCTCCTTGCCCGAGTCGTAACCGATCAGCACCAGCTTCTTGCCCGACTCCTTCACGCCGATCGCCGCGCCTTCCGCCGAGCCCTCATTCGAACCGAAGATGCCCTTCAGGTTCGGATTGGCCTGGATCATCGCCTTGGCGATTTCGGCGGACTTCAGGTGATCGCCGCCGCCGTATTGGACCGACACGATCTTGATGTTCGGATGCTTCGCTTTCATCTCGTTCAGGAAGCCGTCGCGCCGGTCGATACCCGTGCGGCTCGTCTGGTCGTGCACCACCAGGCCGACTTCGCCCGCGTTGCCGATCGCTTCCGCCATCTTGTCGGCGGCGAGTCCGGCGGCGGCGAGATTGTCGGTCGCACAGGTGGTCAGCGGAATATCGCTGTCGACGCCCGAGTCGAACGCGATCACCGGAATCTTCGCGGCCTGCGCGCGCCGCAACAGCGGAATCGCCGCCTTGCTGTCGAGCGCGGCGATGCCGAGCGCCTGCGGCTTCTTGGCGAGCGCGGCCGACAGCATGTCGATCTGCTTGTCGACCATCGCCTCGGTTTCCGGCCCTTCGAAGGTGATGCGCGCATGCTGCTGTTGCGCCGCCTGCTCGGCGCCGGCTTTGACGGCCTGCCAGAACTGATGCTGAAAGCCCTTCGAGATGAGCGGAATGTACGGGTCTTCCGCATACGCAGGGTTCGCTGCGCCGATCAACGCGCCCAGCCCGAGCGCAACTCCGAACAGTCTTCGATTCAACATGGCATCTCTCCTCCTAAGGTTGACCTTCTCCTTCTGCTGTTCAGGGCGCGTGAAGCATCGCGTGCGCCCGCTTTTTTCCGCTTTCCTTGACGCCCGCGACGTCACCGCGCATCAACGCTTGCTGCGCCGAAGAATGTCGGCATAGACCGCGAGAATGATGATCAGACCGGTCACGACGATCTGCCATTCCTGCGCGACCGACATGATGCGCAGCCCGTTGGTCAGCACGCTCATGATGAACGCGCCGATGATGGTGCCGAGTATCGTGCCCGAGCCGCCGCTCAGCGACGTGCCGCCGATCACCACCGCGGCGATCGCCTCGAGTTCATAGCCCTGACCGAGCGCCGGCTGCGCCGAGTTCAGGCGCGACGCGATCAGCAACCCCGCGATCCCGCAGATGGCGCCGCCGAGCGCATAGATCCCGATCTTCCAGCGGTCGACGTTGACGCCCGAGAGCCGTACCGCCTCCTCGTTGCTGCCGAGCGCGAACGTGTAGCGGCCGAGCGCGGTACGGTTCAGCGTCAGCGAACTGACGATGGCGAGAATGAACAGGATCAGCACGCCGTTGGGCACCGGCACGCTGGGCAGCACGTGCGCGATCAGCGAGTCCTGCGAGATCAGGTAGAAGTTTTCCGTGTCGGTGAAGTAGATAGGCTTGTCGGCCGACACCACCAGCGAGAGCCCCTTGAGCAGCAGCATCATGCCGAGCGTCGCGATGAACGGCGGGATCTTCATCTTCGCCGTGAGCGTGCCCGAGATGGTGCCGCATAGCGCGCCCGTGCCGATCGCGGCAAGCACGCCGGTCCACATCGGCAGATGCCAGTTGGTGAGGAACACGCCGCAGATCACCGCGGTGAAGGTCATCAGCGTGCCGACGGACAGATCGATGCCGCCCGTGATGATGATGAACGTGCAGGCGATCGCCAGCACGCCGTTGACCGCGGTCGCCTGCAGAATGCCGAGAATGTTGTCGATCTGCATGAAGGCCGGCGACGCGAAACTGAAAAACGCCAGCAGCAGGATCAGACTCGCGAACGCGAGCAGCTTCTGCAGCGCGGCCGGTTTGAAAAGCCGCGCCCTGAGCCCAGCCGCGCGCGCGCCGCCCGCTAGCGCCGATGTATCCGATGGCAATGTCATAAGCGTCTCTCGAACGATCCTTGTGGATGATTCTCGTGGCTGATTTCCGTCACTTGTTATTGCCCTGCCTTTGCTCTGCGTTTGCTCTGCCTTTGCTCTGCGTTTGCTCTGCCTTTGCCCTGCGTTTACTTCTCAAGCCGCCGTCTTCAGCGGGTCGCGCTGCGTCGCCAGATGCATGATGCTCTCCTGCGACGCCTGCGCGGCCGTCAGCTCGCCGGTGATCCGTCCTTCGCACATCACCACGATGCGGTCGCTCATGCGCAGGATTTCCGGCAGCTCCGACGAGATCATCACGATCGCCTTGCCCTCGTTCGCGAGCGCGCGCAGCAGCTTGTAGATTTCGCTTTTCGCGCCGACGTCGATGCCGCGCGTCGGTTCGTCGAAGAACAACACGTCGCAGTCGCGCTCCAGCCATTTGGCGATCACGACCTTCTGCTGGTTGCCGCCCGACAGTAGCCTCACCGGCTGCGTCGCGGACGGCGTGCGGATCGCCAGCAGATCGATGAAATGCGCGGCGGTGCGGCGAATCCGCGCGCGGCGCAGGAAGAAGTTGAACGACAGGAACTTGCGCAGATTGGACATCACGATATTCGACTCGACGTCCATGCCGGTGGCGAGACCGTAGCGCTTGCGGTCTTCGGACAGGTAACCGATGCCGTGCGCGACCGCGTCGCTCGGTTGGCGGATCGCGGCGGGCTTGCCGCGCACCACGATCTCGCCCGACTCGACGGGATCGGCGCCGAACACCGCGCGCGCCACTTCCGTGCGGCCGGCGCCCATCAAGCCGGCAAAGCCGAGAATTTCGCCGTGGCGCAGCGTGAAGCTGACATCGCGCACCAGCGGCCCGGCGTTCAGATGCCGGACTTCGAGCGCGATCTCCTTGTTCGGTGTGTTCTCATCGGGCACCGGCCGCGGTTCGACGTCCGTCAGCGTGCGCCCGACCATCATGCCGATGATCGTCTGCACGCTCGCGTCCGCCGCGGCCACGGTGGCCACGTATTCGCCGTCGCGCAACACGGTGACGCGGTCGGCGATCTGCTTGAGTTCGTCCATCTTGTGCGAGATGTAGACGATCCCCACGCCCCGGCTCTTCAGTTCGCGGATGATGCGGAACAGTTCGGCGATCTCCGCGTCGTTCAGCGCGGAGGTCGGTTCGTCCATGATCAGCACGCGCGAGTCGAACGACAGCGCCTTGGCGATCTCCACCATCTGCTGCCGCGCGACGGTGAGCGCGCCGACCATCGCACGCGGATCGAGCGTGACGTGCAGATGATCGAGGATCTCGCGCGCCTGCGCATTGAGTTTGTCCTCGTCGAGAAACACGCCGAGCCGTCCACGGGGTTCGCGGCCGATGAAGATGTTCTGCGCGACGCTCAGATGATTCATCAGTTGCAGCTCCTGATGAATGATGCCGATGCCGGCGGCCTGGGCCTCGCGCGGACTCTGGAAATCGACCGGCTGGCCGTCGCGCAGGATGTCGCCCGAGTCGCGCTGATAGACGCCCGCGAGGATCTTCATCAAGGTGGACTTGCCGGCGCCGTTCTCGCCCATCAGCGCGTGGACTTCGCCCGCCATCAGATCGAACTGGACGTCGTGCAGCGCGCGTACGCCGGGAAAGCGCTTGCTGAGCTGGCGGATGGCGATGAGCGGGGTCATTGCGCGCAGCGGCCGCGGCGGAATGCGCGGTGGCCGGCGGGCTCCGCTGGAAAAGCGGACCGGGAGCAAGCGAGAGCCCGGCGTGGCCGGGCCGGCAGACGGTAATCGCAACGAGAAACCAGGCGCATTGCTGGACTCCCAAATCGACGTCTGACGATTCTACGTTGCCCGGTGGTGGCGGCTCAAGGTGGGGGGTTCCCGGGGGTGGGGGTTAACGTGGGGTTTGGGTGGAGACCACCTCAATACACCTCATGCGGACGACACCGCCTCCTTGATCAGCAGCAACGCCATCAGAATCATCAAACAGCCGCCGGCAACGTGAATTTTCCGTTCGTTGAGCGTGCGGGCGCGTGAGCTCACCGCATGCGCCACCCACACCCAGATCGAATCGATCACGATACCCAGTCCCACCGGCACGAGCGAATAGGCCAGCAACGTCCCGACCGGATTATCCGCATCGGGTATGAAGCCCGGCAAAATCGCGCCGAAGATCACGAGCGCCTTGGGATTCGTCGCGCCGACAATAAAACCCGAAAGAAAGGACGCGCGCCTCATCTTCCCGCCGGGCCCTGTTGCCGGATGGATCCCGACCTTCAACGGCGCCTTCGGCCGGATATACATGAAGCCGATCCATGCCAGCACGATGGCGCCGATAAACCGCGCGAGCACGACGAAGAAGCCGGATTGCGCGAGCACCGTGCCGATCCCCGCCGCGAGAACGACGGCCACCGCATACGTGCCCAACGCATTACCGAGGACGCCTCGCAGCGCCGTATTGCGGCCGGAGGAAATGGCCTGCCCCACCAGGAACATGATGCTCGGCCCTGGAATCGCGATCAGCACGATGCAGGTGATGATCAATCCGGTCAGGCCCTTGCCGAGAAAGTAAAGATCGATCATCGCGCGGACGGGTTGTGGATGTAGTGCAGATACTCATGACAGGAAGGCAGTTCGTCCTGCAAGCGCCGTCCTTCCCGGGCAATGCGTTCGAACACCGCCGCTGCCTCGTCGCTCGTCATTCTTTGAACGGCCGGACGTGCATTGGCAGGCCCGAGGCCCAATCCCAGGATCATCGTGTTCCACGAATACGGCTCGAAACCGTGGTAGTGCGGATAAATCGTTTCGCTGTCCAGCAGATGATTCGATGCGGTCTTCAGGCGCATGCGCAACCCGTCCGGCAGTCCCCGGTTTTTCATCGCCTTCCAGTAGTCGGTATCGTTGCGCTTCGCGCCATGAAAATGCAGCACCAGAAATTCCTTTACCCCGTCCACCGCGCGAGCCACGCGCAGGTTGTATTCGTCACGCAGTTCATCATCCCAACGCGCGTCCGGGAAGAATCTGACCAACTGCTCGATTGCGTGCTGAATGAAAAATATCCCCGTCGATTCGAGCGGTTCGACAAAAGCACTCGATAACCCGATCGCGACGCAATTCCCGACCCACGAGTGCTCCCGCCGGCCTATGCGCATCTTGATGTGATTGGCCGTGCAGTCTGTCGTGTCCACGGGAATGGACTGCCTCAGCTCCCTTTCCGCCGACTCCGGCGAGATGAACTGATCGCAATACACGTAGCCGTAACCGTTTCTTTTGTAGAGCGGGATGGTCCAGCGCCATCCGGCGGTCATCGTCATCGCGGTCGTGTAGGGCTCTACGCGTTCCCGGTCTTCCCGCGCGACACGCAAGGCAACGGCCCGGTTATTGACCAGCACGTCCGAGAAGGACAGGAAACGCTCCGACATGGCCTGCTCGATCAACAGCCCCTTGAACCCGGAACAGTCGATGAAAAGATCGGCCTTGTATTGATCATCACGCCTCTCATCCAGATAGCTGTTCTCAGGTGTCGGCCTCCGGCGCGTTGACTGAACGCCATGCCGCGCCCGACCCGTTTATCCCCAGCACGTCGAAGCGCAATCGGGACGCTGTCCGACCGTTTCGTTCACACCGGGAATCGCGCTATTAAACAGGGCAATTTTTTTGCGATAAACCCATCGAACGAACAGCTTGTTTTGAGATATCTGGATGATCCGTAATGCGGCAGGACAGACGCGCGGGGCGAGCGCGCGTCCGTGACGACAACAGCAATGTCGAAGTCGTTACTTGCTGTCAGGCAGCACGGCGATCAGATCGACTTCGAATTTCACATCAGGCTTGAACAGCGATTCGACGCCGATCAACGTGCTTGCCGGCGGGTTGTCCGGGTCGATGATCAGACTGCGGGCATCGCGAATGACCGGCAGATGCTCGGTCTTGAGATCGCATACATAGATGGCGATCCGCACCAGATGACGCGGTTCGATGCCTGCATGCGCCATGGTGCGCTTCAGATTCTCGAACACCTGAACCACCTGGGCGCGGAAATCGGGCGGCTGGACCTGCCCATCGTCGTTGAAGGGAACATGCCCCGACAGATAGACCTG
The sequence above is a segment of the Paraburkholderia sp. D15 genome. Coding sequences within it:
- a CDS encoding type II secretory pathway protein, which gives rise to MLVAIALLAVIALLSWRGLDATIRARADINGNLAQTRLIGRYFSQLQYDLLNLVTADEVFGPPLRMRPNELVLVRHVGVDSGPTQVQVVRYQLKGRELTRSASQPLGSLADLDDALQHMDRFARIVVSDDAHAMQLAVWLAPDGWTPSQPAVEAAYTHFLSQHGISNLTSLGLPLPRGVRFTVSLGSPPVEFVRTIPIGQ
- the gspI gene encoding type II secretion system minor pseudopilin GspI → MRVLPNGRVPRVPSWTRAARGRRDAGARRGFTLIEVLIALAIVAIALGAVLRATGALATGTDDARARLLALWSADNALAAIRISSAWPPVGRTTFACPQGAYRFVCRQVVTAFQSPLVRQVTVSVFASAASRNVLAEAATVVQDEARH
- a CDS encoding L-fuconate dehydratase, whose amino-acid sequence is MTTITRLSVRDIRFPTSRSLDGSDAMNAAPDYSATYVTLETDAPQALTGHGLTFTIGRGNEICVAAVQALAPLVAGRTLEDIAADMGAFWRALTSDSQLRWIGPDKGAIHLATAAVVNAVWDLWAKARNKPVWKLLVDMSPEELVRCLDFRYVTDAITPEEAIALLHRHAATRAAREAEMLAQGYPAYTTSAGWLGYDDDKIRRLAREGVAQGWTHFKQKVGGNLDEDMRRARILREEIGAQRKLMMDANQVWDVDEAVANMRRLAQFDPWWIEEPTSPDDVLGHAAIRERLKPIGVATGEHCQNRVMFKQLLQARAIDFCQVDSCRLGGLNEVIVVLLMAAKFGVPVCPHAGGVGLCEYVQHISLFDYICVSASLENRVLEYVDHLHEHFIDPVVIRHGRYMPPQRPGYSIEMHAASLDQYAFPNGAAWQP
- a CDS encoding ABC transporter substrate-binding protein, whose protein sequence is MLNRRLFGVALGLGALIGAANPAYAEDPYIPLISKGFQHQFWQAVKAGAEQAAQQQHARITFEGPETEAMVDKQIDMLSAALAKKPQALGIAALDSKAAIPLLRRAQAAKIPVIAFDSGVDSDIPLTTCATDNLAAAGLAADKMAEAIGNAGEVGLVVHDQTSRTGIDRRDGFLNEMKAKHPNIKIVSVQYGGGDHLKSAEIAKAMIQANPNLKGIFGSNEGSAEGAAIGVKESGKKLVLIGYDSGKEQKDDINSGLMLGAITQNPVGIGKCVVDSAMKALKGEKLPKKVDTGFYWYDKTNMTDPKIAAVLYD
- a CDS encoding ABC transporter permease, with protein sequence MTLPSDTSALAGGARAAGLRARLFKPAALQKLLAFASLILLLAFFSFASPAFMQIDNILGILQATAVNGVLAIACTFIIITGGIDLSVGTLMTFTAVICGVFLTNWHLPMWTGVLAAIGTGALCGTISGTLTAKMKIPPFIATLGMMLLLKGLSLVVSADKPIYFTDTENFYLISQDSLIAHVLPSVPVPNGVLILFILAIVSSLTLNRTALGRYTFALGSNEEAVRLSGVNVDRWKIGIYALGGAICGIAGLLIASRLNSAQPALGQGYELEAIAAVVIGGTSLSGGSGTILGTIIGAFIMSVLTNGLRIMSVAQEWQIVVTGLIIILAVYADILRRSKR
- a CDS encoding sugar ABC transporter ATP-binding protein, whose amino-acid sequence is MTPLIAIRQLSKRFPGVRALHDVQFDLMAGEVHALMGENGAGKSTLMKILAGVYQRDSGDILRDGQPVDFQSPREAQAAGIGIIHQELQLMNHLSVAQNIFIGREPRGRLGVFLDEDKLNAQAREILDHLHVTLDPRAMVGALTVARQQMVEIAKALSFDSRVLIMDEPTSALNDAEIAELFRIIRELKSRGVGIVYISHKMDELKQIADRVTVLRDGEYVATVAAADASVQTIIGMMVGRTLTDVEPRPVPDENTPNKEIALEVRHLNAGPLVRDVSFTLRHGEILGFAGLMGAGRTEVARAVFGADPVESGEIVVRGKPAAIRQPSDAVAHGIGYLSEDRKRYGLATGMDVESNIVMSNLRKFLSFNFFLRRARIRRTAAHFIDLLAIRTPSATQPVRLLSGGNQQKVVIAKWLERDCDVLFFDEPTRGIDVGAKSEIYKLLRALANEGKAIVMISSELPEILRMSDRIVVMCEGRITGELTAAQASQESIMHLATQRDPLKTAA
- a CDS encoding LysE family translocator, encoding MIDLYFLGKGLTGLIITCIVLIAIPGPSIMFLVGQAISSGRNTALRGVLGNALGTYAVAVVLAAGIGTVLAQSGFFVVLARFIGAIVLAWIGFMYIRPKAPLKVGIHPATGPGGKMRRASFLSGFIVGATNPKALVIFGAILPGFIPDADNPVGTLLAYSLVPVGLGIVIDSIWVWVAHAVSSRARTLNERKIHVAGGCLMILMALLLIKEAVSSA
- a CDS encoding tryptophan 7-halogenase; protein product: MDERRDDQYKADLFIDCSGFKGLLIEQAMSERFLSFSDVLVNNRAVALRVAREDRERVEPYTTAMTMTAGWRWTIPLYKRNGYGYVYCDQFISPESAERELRQSIPVDTTDCTANHIKMRIGRREHSWVGNCVAIGLSSAFVEPLESTGIFFIQHAIEQLVRFFPDARWDDELRDEYNLRVARAVDGVKEFLVLHFHGAKRNDTDYWKAMKNRGLPDGLRMRLKTASNHLLDSETIYPHYHGFEPYSWNTMILGLGLGPANARPAVQRMTSDEAAAVFERIAREGRRLQDELPSCHEYLHYIHNPSAR
- a CDS encoding RidA family protein, encoding MEKGRQVYLSGHVPFNDDGQVQPPDFRAQVVQVFENLKRTMAHAGIEPRHLVRIAIYVCDLKTEHLPVIRDARSLIIDPDNPPASTLIGVESLFKPDVKFEVDLIAVLPDSK